A region from the Bacteroidota bacterium genome encodes:
- a CDS encoding DUF3298 domain-containing protein, producing MASLKKIKLTSGLMCLLLSGAITVQFAKAQTEVFVFQNENTSIQLVHNPAHQTAGLSWNLSGKTGFALLQTGETTESALTFSGSDGQLVAQARRLDNTLDFSLFYESAPLQFTLRKKPFNFDERWQMVKAEGSFRHPNDKGTGAIIELNYLFSKDADDPLNAQLAAFYGLDTRATELEAMMQADVATFVDRYRQASTTAEGNTLDINWMKAANSFPVFVSEALMCIAKTSVVSTGNQMVRRHNEFAIVDTRNRQVLAYDDIFLPDSREALAELLSTALRKMAGLEAGSDLRQAGFFVEKVLPNTNLIAGAGTLGFAYNLYELGPPSKGQPVIMLPLDAVKTLLQARFHALIMSP from the coding sequence ATGGCATCCCTGAAAAAAATAAAACTGACCTCAGGCCTGATGTGCCTGCTCCTGTCGGGCGCAATAACGGTTCAGTTTGCAAAAGCGCAGACTGAGGTCTTTGTTTTTCAAAACGAAAACACTTCGATACAACTGGTGCACAATCCGGCACATCAGACTGCCGGCCTTTCGTGGAACCTGTCAGGAAAAACCGGCTTCGCCCTCCTGCAAACAGGTGAAACGACAGAAAGCGCTTTGACATTTAGTGGGAGCGACGGACAACTGGTAGCCCAGGCCCGCAGGCTGGACAACACATTGGATTTCAGCCTTTTTTATGAAAGCGCTCCTCTGCAGTTTACACTCCGTAAAAAGCCATTCAATTTTGACGAGCGCTGGCAGATGGTAAAGGCAGAAGGCAGTTTTCGTCACCCCAACGACAAGGGCACAGGAGCAATAATTGAGCTCAACTATTTGTTTTCAAAAGATGCGGACGATCCGCTCAATGCGCAACTTGCCGCATTCTATGGTCTGGACACCAGGGCAACCGAGCTGGAGGCCATGATGCAGGCCGATGTGGCAACGTTTGTTGACCGCTACCGGCAGGCAAGCACCACAGCCGAAGGCAACACCTTGGATATCAACTGGATGAAAGCCGCCAATTCCTTCCCGGTATTTGTCAGCGAAGCATTGATGTGCATTGCCAAAACTTCGGTGGTGAGCACAGGCAACCAAATGGTGAGGCGGCACAACGAGTTTGCCATTGTTGACACCAGAAACCGGCAGGTGCTTGCCTACGACGACATCTTTTTGCCCGACAGCAGGGAGGCGCTGGCGGAATTGCTGAGTACGGCCTTGCGCAAAATGGCTGGCCTCGAAGCGGGAAGCGACCTCCGGCAGGCAGGCTTTTTTGTCGAAAAAGTGCTGCCCAACACCAACCTGATCGCCGGCGCAGGAACGCTGGGCTTTGCATACAACCTTTACGAGCTTGGACCGCCATCAAAAGGACAGCCGGTAATCATGCTTCCTCTGGATGCAGTGAAAACCCTGCTTCAAGCCCGGTTTCATGCCCTCATCATGTCCCCCTGA
- a CDS encoding Na/Pi cotransporter family protein yields the protein MSTLLVLLDVFGAMALLLFGIKLLSESLQKLGGRQLRNWLSVVAGNPARGLLTGFLLTALLQSSSATTVLLVGFVNSGLIPVYNSIGLVFGANIGTTVTTWLITFFGFSFNINGLLLPLMALSIPLFFSSRSVHKSLAELLIGFSLLFFGLSLLREALPPLDASSPVFNYVRSIEPAGLFPLLAAGITGLVVTLLVQSSTATITLTIILLSEGYIGFETAAAMVVGENIGTTVTANLAALIANRNAKRTALIHTLFNLIGALLLIPFFLPAVEAVQQLALFPDQGQSNDMQLMSALSVSLFHSLFNIVFALLFLPFARLFEKAAEKLIPLSSAGEQAGLYFADSFIAPVSELAVIQLNTPLKTMSRTVGEMLEVFPLLLTEKNQETFASIAEGIRKREIFNDELEKTTQQYLSRLGESKLSHEASGMISAVLIAISNMESIADICFKINATIERKNAENAWFTQDQRNDLMLLYERVKTALGLMAIQINQPSNDTMQAALEVEAQINQLRYSIIEKQVDELRLKKYPLVSANYFRQLAGYLEKIADHALKVTTTLNGRHA from the coding sequence ATGAGTACACTTCTGGTGCTGCTGGATGTGTTTGGCGCCATGGCCTTGTTGCTTTTTGGCATCAAGCTGCTGTCGGAATCGCTCCAAAAACTCGGAGGAAGACAGCTTCGCAACTGGCTTTCGGTGGTAGCCGGCAATCCTGCCAGAGGTTTGCTCACAGGTTTTCTGCTCACTGCCCTGCTGCAATCCTCTTCGGCCACCACTGTGCTTCTGGTAGGCTTCGTCAATTCCGGTCTCATACCGGTGTACAATTCCATCGGACTTGTCTTCGGGGCAAACATTGGCACTACCGTTACCACCTGGCTGATCACTTTTTTTGGCTTCAGCTTCAACATCAACGGCCTGCTTCTTCCGCTGATGGCACTGAGCATCCCGCTGTTTTTTTCATCACGGTCCGTGCATAAAAGCCTGGCCGAACTGCTTATCGGATTTTCCCTGCTGTTTTTTGGATTGTCGTTGCTTCGCGAGGCGCTCCCTCCGCTTGATGCCTCAAGCCCTGTATTCAACTACGTGCGATCGATCGAACCCGCAGGCTTGTTCCCATTGCTGGCTGCTGGCATCACGGGCCTGGTGGTTACACTGCTTGTGCAGTCGTCCACGGCTACTATCACCCTCACCATCATCCTGCTCAGCGAAGGCTATATCGGATTTGAGACTGCAGCGGCCATGGTGGTTGGCGAAAACATCGGCACCACAGTTACAGCCAACCTGGCGGCGCTGATTGCCAACCGGAATGCCAAACGTACTGCACTGATACACACGCTTTTCAACCTGATCGGAGCATTGTTGCTGATTCCTTTCTTCCTGCCGGCTGTCGAAGCTGTGCAGCAACTGGCGCTTTTCCCGGATCAGGGGCAATCAAACGATATGCAACTGATGTCGGCCCTGTCGGTGAGCCTGTTTCACAGCCTGTTCAATATCGTTTTTGCATTGTTGTTCCTACCTTTTGCCAGACTCTTCGAAAAAGCCGCCGAAAAACTAATCCCACTCAGTTCAGCCGGTGAACAAGCTGGTCTTTATTTTGCCGACAGCTTCATAGCTCCGGTATCGGAATTGGCTGTTATCCAGCTTAATACCCCCTTAAAAACCATGAGTCGCACCGTTGGCGAGATGTTGGAAGTTTTTCCCCTGCTGCTCACCGAAAAAAATCAGGAAACCTTTGCATCCATTGCAGAGGGCATCCGCAAGCGCGAAATCTTTAACGACGAGCTCGAAAAAACCACACAACAATACCTCTCCCGACTGGGTGAGAGCAAGCTCAGCCACGAGGCTTCAGGCATGATCAGCGCCGTGCTCATCGCCATCAGCAATATGGAAAGCATAGCCGACATCTGTTTCAAAATCAACGCCACCATCGAGCGGAAAAACGCAGAAAATGCCTGGTTTACACAGGATCAGCGCAACGACCTGATGCTGTTGTACGAAAGGGTTAAAACTGCACTCGGGCTGATGGCAATACAGATCAATCAGCCATCCAACGATACCATGCAGGCTGCGCTGGAAGTCGAAGCACAGATAAA
- a CDS encoding permease, whose amino-acid sequence MDLLINYLTTLWHLTVDMAPYLLLGFLAAGVLRVYFPRTLLIRYMGGSPARASFNASLLGVPMPLCSCGVLPAGISLHQNGASKSATTSFLISTPQTGVDSILVTYAMLGLPMAIIRPVVALLTGFAGGVLTGKFDKTPPASTQQTEEEAIPRKLGYMLRYAFVDFMADISRWLVYGLLIAALIAVLLPDDFFATAVGNPNLQMLVVLAASIPMYVCATGSVPVAAVLMLKGISPGAALVFLMAGPATNAASLTVLHKALGRKTTLIYLFTIIAGALLSGMIINLLPASWFQVMHQHHHHQHGLLPGWLGTTSAIVLIALIANTFIQNIRKRNPKTIVPMTQNSILVGVEGMTCNHCAKNVENSLKALGNVTNVQVNLERREVMLEGEDIDIEAVKNTIERIGYTFTGSK is encoded by the coding sequence ATGGATCTGCTCATCAACTACCTGACTACCTTGTGGCATCTCACCGTTGACATGGCGCCTTACCTGCTGTTGGGCTTTCTGGCAGCCGGTGTGCTCAGGGTTTATTTTCCGCGAACGCTGCTAATCAGATACATGGGAGGCTCGCCGGCCAGGGCGTCGTTCAATGCCAGTCTGCTGGGCGTGCCCATGCCCTTGTGCTCGTGCGGCGTATTGCCTGCAGGAATATCGCTCCACCAAAACGGCGCTTCAAAAAGCGCAACCACTTCGTTTTTGATTTCTACGCCCCAAACAGGCGTCGATTCCATTTTGGTCACCTATGCCATGCTTGGCCTGCCCATGGCCATCATCAGGCCTGTGGTGGCACTGCTCACCGGATTTGCCGGAGGTGTGCTCACAGGTAAATTCGACAAAACCCCTCCCGCTTCCACACAACAAACTGAAGAAGAAGCAATTCCGCGGAAGCTGGGCTATATGCTCCGCTATGCCTTTGTCGATTTTATGGCCGACATCAGCCGGTGGCTGGTGTATGGGCTCCTCATAGCTGCCCTCATTGCCGTACTGCTTCCCGACGACTTTTTTGCCACTGCCGTGGGCAACCCCAACCTGCAGATGCTGGTGGTGCTGGCTGCCAGCATTCCGATGTACGTTTGTGCCACCGGCTCGGTGCCTGTGGCCGCAGTGCTGATGCTCAAGGGCATCTCGCCGGGCGCCGCACTGGTGTTCCTGATGGCCGGTCCGGCCACCAATGCCGCTTCCCTGACCGTGCTGCACAAGGCACTTGGCCGAAAAACCACATTGATCTACCTTTTTACCATCATCGCAGGAGCGCTGCTTTCGGGAATGATCATCAACCTTCTGCCGGCTTCCTGGTTCCAGGTGATGCACCAGCATCACCATCACCAGCATGGCTTGTTGCCCGGCTGGTTAGGCACAACCTCTGCAATTGTACTTATCGCATTGATAGCCAATACCTTTATCCAAAACATCCGAAAAAGAAACCCCAAAACAATAGTTCCGATGACACAGAACAGCATACTGGTGGGAGTGGAAGGCATGACGTGCAACCACTGCGCAAAAAATGTGGAAAACAGCCTGAAAGCCCTTGGCAATGTCACGAATGTGCAGGTGAACCTCGAACGCAGGGAGGTAATGCTCGAAGGTGAGGATATTGATATTGAAGCTGTTAAAAATACCATCGAGCGCATCGGCTACACTTTCACCGGCAGCAAGTAA